One segment of Fibrobacter sp. UWB10 DNA contains the following:
- the alaS gene encoding alanine--tRNA ligase translates to MPTMTSAQVRESFIKFFESKGHLFVRSSPVVPHDDPTLMFTNAGMNQFKAIFLGDNPKGWKRACNSQKCLRVSGKHNDLDVVGRDNYHHTFFEMLGNWSFGDYYKKEAISWAWELLTEVWKLPKERLFATVYQDDDEAWQIWKDVSGLPDDRIMRFDAHSNFWEMGDTGPCGPCSEIHYDRGDLATQAETFKDPIKGVNGENDRYIEIWNNVFMQYERVSDGSLIPLKAKNVDTGMGFERICAILQGKTSNYDTDVFTPIIAKIAELSGVPYNDGEAGTPHRVIADHIRAISFAIADGALPSNEGRGYVLRRILRRASRFARLLGQKKPFICQLVQVLADTMGDAFPEIRERKEFVASVIKSEEESFIRTLDAGLERFAAISAELKKGDKIPGDKVFLLYDTYGFPPDLTGILAEEKGLLIDEEGYEKCMEEQKARARANMKQGINTMGTEGWTQYSEESTKFVGYELSACETKVVRWREDKGVLSIVLETSPFYAEMGGQVGDKGTLISGDLEIDVFDTVKVNDTALCRGKVKKGTANEETMSAVFMATVDNDRRNDIRKNHSATHLLQAALRQVLGTHVQQQGSFVSNELLRFDFSHFNAMTAEEIQKVEDIVNAKVMECLPVNTQVMGVDEAKASGAMALFGEKYGDEVRVVKMGACNEEFSKELCGGLHVQNTGNIGLVKIISESSVSAGVRRIEAVSGRGALSLLRAGTQILTALREQLRCKDAEVLDRIQQSFAKTQNLEKSLQSVKLELATLAAAELLNGGINVAGVNLYVRELSIPDEKYKNLLDGVQNKLDTDSVAVIANKGEGNGSIAVLVGKNVQAKGIKAGDLVKDLAAACGGRGGGRPDRAQAGTKEVDKIAGAIANANNWIRAKLGA, encoded by the coding sequence ATGCCTACAATGACTTCTGCGCAGGTGCGCGAATCTTTCATCAAGTTCTTTGAATCCAAGGGCCACCTCTTTGTGCGTTCTTCGCCGGTGGTTCCGCATGACGACCCGACGCTCATGTTCACGAACGCGGGCATGAACCAGTTCAAGGCTATCTTCCTGGGCGACAATCCGAAGGGCTGGAAGCGCGCATGCAACAGCCAGAAGTGCCTTCGCGTGTCCGGTAAGCACAACGACCTCGACGTGGTGGGCCGCGACAACTACCACCACACCTTCTTCGAAATGCTCGGTAACTGGAGCTTCGGCGACTACTACAAGAAAGAAGCGATTTCTTGGGCTTGGGAACTCCTGACCGAAGTTTGGAAGCTCCCGAAGGAACGCCTGTTTGCCACCGTGTACCAGGACGATGACGAAGCTTGGCAGATTTGGAAGGACGTGTCCGGTCTTCCGGATGACCGCATCATGCGTTTTGACGCTCACTCCAACTTCTGGGAAATGGGCGACACCGGTCCGTGCGGCCCCTGCTCCGAAATCCATTACGACCGCGGCGACCTCGCTACGCAGGCCGAAACGTTCAAGGACCCGATTAAGGGCGTGAACGGCGAAAACGACCGCTACATTGAAATTTGGAATAACGTGTTCATGCAGTACGAACGCGTGAGCGACGGTTCCCTGATTCCGCTGAAGGCCAAGAACGTCGATACCGGTATGGGCTTCGAACGTATCTGCGCTATTCTTCAGGGCAAGACCAGTAACTATGACACCGACGTGTTCACTCCGATTATCGCAAAGATCGCTGAACTCTCTGGCGTTCCGTACAACGATGGCGAAGCTGGCACTCCGCATCGCGTGATTGCCGACCACATCCGCGCTATTTCGTTCGCTATTGCTGACGGCGCTCTCCCGAGCAACGAAGGCCGTGGCTACGTGCTCCGCCGCATTCTCCGCCGCGCAAGCCGCTTTGCTCGCCTGCTTGGCCAGAAGAAGCCGTTCATTTGCCAGCTCGTTCAGGTTCTCGCCGATACGATGGGCGATGCCTTCCCGGAAATCCGCGAACGCAAGGAATTCGTTGCATCCGTGATCAAGAGCGAAGAAGAAAGCTTTATCCGCACGCTGGACGCTGGCCTCGAACGCTTCGCCGCTATCTCTGCCGAACTCAAGAAGGGCGACAAGATTCCGGGCGACAAGGTGTTCCTCCTGTATGATACCTATGGATTCCCGCCGGACCTCACTGGCATTCTCGCCGAAGAAAAGGGCCTCCTGATTGATGAAGAAGGCTACGAGAAGTGCATGGAAGAACAGAAGGCCCGCGCCCGCGCTAACATGAAGCAGGGCATCAACACGATGGGTACCGAAGGCTGGACGCAGTACAGCGAAGAAAGCACCAAGTTCGTGGGCTATGAACTCTCCGCTTGCGAAACGAAGGTTGTCCGCTGGCGCGAAGACAAGGGCGTGCTCAGCATCGTGCTTGAAACTTCTCCGTTCTATGCCGAAATGGGTGGCCAGGTCGGCGACAAGGGCACGCTCATTTCCGGCGACCTCGAAATTGACGTGTTCGACACCGTGAAGGTGAACGACACCGCCCTCTGCCGCGGTAAGGTGAAGAAGGGTACGGCCAACGAAGAGACGATGAGCGCCGTGTTCATGGCTACCGTCGACAACGACCGCCGTAACGATATCCGCAAGAATCACTCCGCCACTCACTTGCTGCAGGCCGCTCTCCGTCAGGTGCTTGGCACCCACGTGCAGCAGCAGGGTAGCTTTGTTTCCAACGAACTCCTCCGCTTCGACTTCAGCCACTTCAACGCAATGACTGCTGAAGAAATTCAGAAGGTTGAAGACATCGTGAATGCGAAGGTCATGGAATGCCTGCCGGTCAACACTCAGGTGATGGGTGTGGATGAAGCTAAGGCTAGCGGTGCTATGGCTCTGTTCGGCGAAAAGTATGGCGACGAAGTTCGCGTCGTGAAGATGGGCGCTTGCAACGAAGAATTCTCCAAGGAACTCTGCGGTGGCTTGCATGTGCAGAACACCGGTAACATCGGCCTCGTGAAGATTATCAGCGAATCCAGTGTGAGCGCTGGCGTGCGCCGTATCGAAGCGGTTTCTGGCCGTGGCGCCTTGAGTCTCCTCCGCGCCGGTACGCAGATTCTCACGGCTCTCCGCGAACAGCTCCGCTGCAAGGACGCCGAAGTTCTCGACCGTATTCAGCAGTCCTTCGCCAAGACGCAGAACCTCGAAAAGAGCCTGCAGTCCGTGAAGCTCGAACTTGCAACGCTCGCCGCTGCCGAACTCTTGAATGGCGGCATTAACGTGGCTGGCGTGAACCTCTACGTTCGTGAACTCTCGATTCCGGATGAAAAGTACAAGAACTTGCTTGACGGCGTTCAGAACAAGCTCGACACCGATAGCGTCGCCGTGATTGCGAACAAGGGCGAAGGCAACGGAAGCATCGCCGTGTTGGTGGGCAAGAACGTTCAGGCCAAGGGCATCAAGGCCGGTGACCTCGTCAAGGATCTCGCCGCTGCTTGCGGTGGCCGCGGCGGTGGACGTCCGGACCGCGCTCAGGCTGGCACCAAGGAAGTCGACAAGATTGCCGGTGCTATCGCCAACGCAAACAACTGGATTAGAGCTAAGTTGGGCGCATAG
- a CDS encoding GSCFA domain-containing protein, whose translation MNFFTKIDIPAADFKIDYTSRLAFFGSCFADNISAQFASRKFNVLANPFGTVYNPVSLASQIKAIADGKVFGEEDVFQDTRCDGLWHCWDAHSSLSGTTKEECIGKLNAAATQARDFLQKASVIFITLGSAFVYYLKNSGKPVANCHRQDPNLFTRRMISIDEATEAIHGIATSIRQLNQNVHIVFTVSPIRHLGDGAHGNNLSKATVLLAINKEIATSPLAPRNNTVDYFPSYEIVMDELRDYRFYADDMVHLSKIAEDYIFVRMAETYCDSTTRENMAKVEKFLKMANHRIQDESSPATQELKKKLATQAAELERQIMGLKLG comes from the coding sequence ATGAACTTTTTCACGAAAATTGACATCCCCGCCGCAGACTTTAAAATCGACTACACGAGTCGTTTAGCATTTTTCGGATCGTGCTTTGCGGACAATATTTCGGCGCAGTTCGCATCGCGCAAGTTCAACGTGCTTGCAAACCCCTTCGGCACCGTCTACAACCCGGTTTCGCTGGCGAGCCAGATCAAGGCGATCGCCGACGGGAAAGTTTTCGGAGAAGAAGATGTTTTTCAGGACACGCGATGCGACGGGCTTTGGCACTGTTGGGACGCACATAGTTCGCTTTCGGGCACGACAAAAGAAGAATGTATCGGCAAGCTGAATGCCGCGGCAACACAAGCCCGCGATTTTTTGCAGAAGGCAAGCGTCATCTTTATCACGCTCGGATCCGCGTTTGTCTACTATTTAAAAAACAGCGGCAAACCCGTAGCGAATTGTCACCGGCAAGACCCGAATCTGTTCACGCGCCGAATGATTTCGATCGACGAAGCAACCGAAGCCATCCACGGAATCGCCACAAGCATTCGTCAACTGAATCAAAATGTACACATCGTCTTTACCGTGTCGCCGATCAGGCACCTAGGCGATGGCGCCCATGGGAACAATCTTTCCAAGGCGACGGTACTGCTCGCCATCAACAAAGAGATTGCCACGTCGCCGTTGGCACCTCGCAATAACACCGTTGATTACTTCCCGAGTTACGAAATCGTGATGGACGAACTTCGAGACTATCGCTTTTACGCCGACGATATGGTTCATTTGTCCAAAATCGCCGAAGACTACATCTTTGTGCGCATGGCCGAAACCTACTGCGACAGCACCACTCGCGAAAACATGGCGAAAGTGGAAAAGTTCTTGAAAATGGCCAACCACCGTATTCAAGACGAGAGCTCCCCCGCCACGCAGGAACTCAAGAAGAAACTTGCAACGCAAGCCGCAGAACTCGAAAGACAGATTATGGGATTGAAGTTAGGCTAA
- the pflA gene encoding pyruvate formate-lyase-activating protein has product MLGRINKLETFGSVDGPGVRFVVFTQGCPMRCQFCHNPETWDFKGENAGAYDISAQDLLKKALRYQSYWGKDGGITVSGGEPLVQMDFLIEFFEAAKAAGVHTCIDTSGVNFVRNEPYFGKFKRLMQSTDLLLVDIKNIDSEQHKILTGHDNKNILDMFRYLDEIHKPIWIRHVLVPGMSDNDELLIKTREFIDTLHNVEKVEVLPYHALALAKYQELGIDYVLKDVKSPTAERVANAKKILGA; this is encoded by the coding sequence ATGCTCGGACGAATCAATAAATTAGAGACCTTTGGCTCGGTAGACGGCCCCGGAGTGCGTTTTGTCGTATTCACGCAAGGTTGCCCTATGCGTTGCCAATTCTGCCACAACCCTGAAACGTGGGATTTCAAAGGCGAAAACGCCGGAGCATACGACATCTCCGCACAAGATCTTTTAAAGAAAGCGCTGCGCTACCAGAGCTACTGGGGCAAAGACGGCGGCATCACCGTGAGCGGCGGCGAGCCGCTTGTTCAAATGGATTTTCTCATTGAATTCTTTGAAGCCGCGAAAGCTGCAGGCGTACACACCTGCATTGACACCTCGGGCGTAAACTTTGTTCGTAACGAACCATACTTCGGAAAGTTCAAGCGACTCATGCAAAGCACCGACCTGTTGCTCGTCGACATCAAGAATATCGATTCAGAACAACATAAAATACTAACCGGTCACGACAACAAGAACATCCTCGACATGTTCCGCTACCTCGACGAAATCCACAAACCCATCTGGATTCGACACGTACTCGTCCCCGGCATGAGCGACAACGACGAATTGCTCATCAAAACGCGCGAATTCATCGACACGCTCCACAACGTTGAAAAAGTCGAAGTCCTCCCCTACCACGCCCTGGCCCTCGCCAAGTATCAAGAACTCGGCATCGACTACGTACTGAAAGACGTCAAATCGCCCACTGCGGAACGAGTCGCTAACGCAAAAAAGATCCTCGGCGCCTAA
- the pflB gene encoding formate C-acetyltransferase, translated as MSEAWKGFEGGRWQEEINVRDFIQRNYTAYEGGKEFLAGPTDATEKLWGELQKLQAEERKKGGVLDMDTDIVSSITSHKPGYINESLKDLEKVVGLQTDKPLKRAFMPFGGIKMAEESCLQYGYKPSADLHKIFTDYHKTHNQAVFDCYTPEIRAVRKAHLLTGLPDTYGRGRIVGDYRRVALYGIDYIIQQKQNDLAHVGDGTMTDDVIRLREEVAEQIKALKAMKVMAQSYGFDISKPATNAREAFQWLYFGYLSAIKTQNGAAMSVGRISTFLDIYIERDLKNGTLTESEAQELVDHMVMKFRMVKFARIESYNQLFSGDPVWATLEVGGMGQDGRPMVTKNDFRFLHTLENMGPSPEPNLTVLYTKRLPENFKEYAAFISVTTSSIQYENDDVMRPVWGDDYSICCCVSATQTGKEMQFFGARANLAKALLYAINGGKDEEAGLVPGMQIGPELAPITGDVLNYDEVMHKYDIMLEWLAGIYVNTLNLIHYMHDKYYYEAAELALIDTDVRRTFATGIAGFSHVVDSLCAIKYAKVSVVRGENGLVKDFKIEGDFPKYGNDDDRADEIAVWLLKEFIAKIKKHHTYRGAEPTTSILTITSNVVYGKATGALPDGRPAHAPFAPGANPSYGAEKNGLLASLNSVAKLPYEYALDGISNTQTISPNALGHSDDERAQKLVTVMDGYFAQGAHHLNVNVFGVEKLLDAQAHPEKPEYANFTIRVSGYAVKFLSLTKEQQDDVISRTCHGML; from the coding sequence ATGAGCGAAGCATGGAAAGGCTTTGAAGGTGGACGCTGGCAAGAAGAGATCAACGTTCGCGACTTTATTCAACGCAACTACACCGCATACGAAGGCGGCAAGGAATTTTTGGCAGGCCCGACAGACGCCACCGAAAAGCTCTGGGGTGAACTCCAGAAGCTGCAGGCCGAAGAACGCAAGAAGGGCGGCGTGCTCGATATGGATACCGACATCGTTTCGAGCATCACGAGCCACAAGCCCGGCTACATCAACGAAAGCCTCAAGGACTTGGAAAAAGTCGTGGGTCTCCAGACCGACAAGCCGCTGAAGCGCGCATTCATGCCGTTTGGCGGCATCAAGATGGCCGAAGAATCTTGCCTGCAGTACGGCTACAAGCCGAGCGCTGACCTCCACAAGATCTTTACCGACTACCACAAGACTCACAACCAGGCTGTGTTCGACTGCTACACTCCGGAAATTCGTGCCGTGCGCAAGGCTCACTTGCTGACCGGCCTTCCGGACACTTATGGTCGTGGCCGTATCGTGGGTGACTACCGCCGCGTAGCCCTTTACGGTATCGACTACATCATCCAGCAGAAGCAGAACGACCTCGCCCACGTGGGTGACGGCACCATGACCGACGACGTGATTCGCCTCCGCGAAGAAGTCGCCGAACAAATCAAGGCCCTTAAGGCCATGAAGGTGATGGCTCAGAGCTACGGTTTCGACATTTCGAAGCCGGCTACCAACGCCCGCGAAGCCTTCCAGTGGCTCTACTTCGGTTACCTCTCTGCCATCAAGACGCAGAACGGTGCCGCCATGAGCGTCGGCCGTATTTCGACCTTCCTCGACATTTATATCGAACGTGACCTCAAGAACGGCACACTCACTGAAAGCGAAGCCCAGGAACTCGTGGACCACATGGTCATGAAGTTCCGCATGGTCAAGTTCGCTCGAATCGAATCTTACAACCAGCTCTTCAGCGGCGACCCGGTGTGGGCCACCCTCGAAGTCGGCGGTATGGGCCAGGATGGCCGCCCGATGGTCACCAAGAACGACTTCCGTTTCTTGCACACCCTCGAAAACATGGGCCCGTCTCCGGAACCCAACCTCACCGTTCTCTACACCAAGCGCCTCCCTGAAAACTTCAAGGAATACGCCGCATTCATTTCTGTAACGACCAGCTCAATCCAGTATGAAAACGACGACGTGATGCGCCCGGTTTGGGGTGACGACTACAGCATTTGTTGCTGCGTGTCTGCAACGCAGACCGGTAAGGAAATGCAGTTCTTCGGCGCCCGTGCAAACCTCGCCAAGGCTCTCCTCTACGCTATCAACGGCGGCAAGGATGAAGAAGCCGGTCTCGTGCCCGGCATGCAGATTGGTCCGGAACTCGCTCCGATTACCGGCGACGTGCTGAACTACGACGAAGTGATGCACAAGTATGACATCATGCTCGAATGGCTCGCAGGCATCTACGTGAACACGCTGAACCTGATCCACTACATGCACGACAAGTACTACTACGAAGCTGCTGAACTCGCCCTTATCGATACCGACGTGCGCCGCACGTTTGCAACAGGTATCGCAGGCTTCAGCCATGTGGTCGACAGCCTCTGCGCAATCAAGTACGCCAAGGTTTCCGTGGTTCGCGGCGAAAACGGCCTCGTGAAAGACTTCAAGATCGAAGGCGACTTCCCGAAGTACGGCAACGACGACGACCGCGCCGACGAAATCGCAGTCTGGCTCCTCAAGGAATTCATCGCAAAGATCAAGAAGCACCACACCTACCGCGGTGCCGAACCGACCACGTCGATTCTTACCATTACCAGTAACGTTGTTTACGGCAAGGCCACGGGTGCTCTCCCCGACGGTCGTCCGGCTCACGCCCCGTTCGCTCCCGGTGCAAACCCGAGCTACGGTGCCGAAAAGAACGGTCTCCTGGCCTCGCTGAACTCTGTCGCCAAGCTTCCGTACGAATACGCACTCGACGGCATCAGCAACACGCAGACCATCAGCCCGAACGCTCTCGGCCACAGCGACGACGAGCGCGCCCAGAAGCTCGTCACCGTCATGGACGGTTACTTCGCCCAGGGCGCCCACCACCTGAACGTGAACGTGTTCGGTGTTGAAAAGTTGCTCGACGCTCAGGCTCACCCGGAAAAGCCCGAATACGCGAACTTCACCATCCGCGTTTCCGGCTACGCTGTCAAGTTCCTCTCGCTCACGAAGGAACAGCAGGACGACGTCATCAGCCGTACCTGCCACGGTATGTTGTAA
- a CDS encoding family 16 glycosylhydrolase — MKTKFILPIIALGLFAACGDDSSSSPETTPVSDPSVVVDPSQTNPTPTDPATTPTDPAQTPTDPATDPVVTDPTVTDSTVTDPTTDPTTPTDPVVTPDPVTPPAGSGCSAIARTNLTVPAVPNEVSATGKYNYYGAELSGKDQFKYGRFEACMKMVSIPGSVSSMFLYYDDSYRNGPYVWNEIDIEVLGKGGTSWQSNIITREGDESIKKNTSSEAIHEYGFDATEGFHLYAIIWTPDYVAWEIDSVEVRRDSIGLSRGTHADADQVAFLTEEQSLRFNLWASKSSGWVGKFTGDELANGPQVQWIDYVRVYSYDEATKSFTQTWQDDFDGDDIDREHWGAGNWEMEKVNLSTENVVVEGGYCKMMMTREPE; from the coding sequence ATGAAAACGAAATTCATTCTCCCGATTATCGCGCTTGGCCTGTTTGCGGCTTGCGGCGACGACAGCAGCTCTTCTCCTGAGACTACTCCTGTATCCGATCCGTCTGTAGTTGTGGATCCGAGTCAGACTAACCCGACTCCGACTGATCCGGCTACCACTCCGACAGATCCTGCTCAGACTCCGACTGATCCGGCTACTGACCCCGTAGTGACCGATCCGACTGTGACTGATTCGACTGTAACGGATCCTACCACCGATCCGACGACTCCGACTGATCCGGTTGTGACTCCGGATCCTGTGACTCCGCCGGCAGGTAGCGGCTGTAGCGCAATTGCTCGTACGAACCTTACGGTTCCGGCTGTTCCGAATGAAGTGAGTGCTACGGGTAAGTACAACTACTACGGTGCTGAACTTTCTGGTAAGGACCAGTTCAAGTATGGCCGTTTCGAAGCTTGCATGAAGATGGTTTCGATTCCGGGTTCCGTGAGCTCCATGTTCCTTTACTACGATGATTCCTATAGGAATGGCCCGTATGTTTGGAACGAAATCGATATCGAAGTTCTCGGTAAGGGCGGTACTTCTTGGCAGTCCAACATCATCACCCGCGAAGGCGACGAATCTATCAAGAAGAACACTTCTTCTGAAGCAATTCACGAATATGGTTTCGATGCCACCGAAGGCTTCCACCTTTATGCAATCATCTGGACTCCGGATTACGTTGCTTGGGAAATCGATAGCGTCGAAGTTCGCCGTGACTCGATTGGTCTCTCCCGCGGTACTCATGCCGATGCTGACCAGGTTGCCTTCTTGACCGAAGAACAGTCTCTGCGCTTCAACCTTTGGGCTTCCAAGAGCTCTGGCTGGGTGGGCAAGTTTACGGGTGACGAACTCGCTAACGGTCCGCAGGTGCAGTGGATTGACTATGTCCGCGTGTACTCCTATGACGAAGCTACCAAGAGCTTTACTCAGACCTGGCAAGATGACTTCGATGGCGATGACATCGACAGGGAACACTGGGGTGCCGGTAACTGGGAAATGGAAAAGGTTAACCTTTCTACCGAAAACGTGGTGGTCGAAGGTGGCTACTGCAAGATGATGATGACCCGCGAACCGGAATAA
- a CDS encoding endo-1,4-beta-xylanase: MMSNHSIAGFALCATLLGAGLTSAVAADETLRSLADKNNIYIGAILNSQWFGGGLPGNYEQIHKTQFNIVVAENEMKFDATEPSENRFNYNNGDKMVKYAKQNGMRVRGHALAWHSQVPNWVNNYKNDKKKLLSVLKNHINNVVGHWKGQVDEWDVVNEAISNNEPQWRSYSVWYQGIGPEFIDSAFVWAHAADPNAELCYNDYNLEQGINPKAKAGFLLEQVKRWVANGIPIHCVGSQTHVEDTTTDKHFIGSPDSLRSLAKELAKLNIKLKITELDIGFKSGINVSKSDLERQGQTFRQYLDIILEEPNADTYLIWGVSDKWSWLGGLNRQKGLIYDDNLQPKPAFDSILVRLKTYEPPQDTVKQDTTKTDTTKTDTTKTDTTKTDTTSNDSTIAIKTIAGLNSLSMHLSGRTLSIAGATAAKVDVFDMQGRPVFSAKNVKGSIDLKIAEGMYVVRVRDGSKSLMQRIVLK, translated from the coding sequence ATGATGAGCAATCATTCCATTGCGGGTTTCGCATTGTGCGCGACCCTTCTCGGTGCAGGCCTCACAAGCGCCGTCGCTGCAGATGAAACACTCAGGTCACTGGCAGACAAAAACAACATCTATATCGGCGCCATTCTGAACTCGCAGTGGTTCGGCGGCGGTCTTCCCGGAAACTACGAACAAATTCACAAGACGCAGTTCAACATCGTCGTTGCTGAAAACGAGATGAAGTTCGACGCCACCGAACCGAGCGAAAACCGTTTCAACTACAATAACGGCGACAAGATGGTCAAGTACGCGAAGCAGAACGGCATGCGTGTCCGTGGCCATGCCCTCGCCTGGCACAGCCAGGTTCCGAACTGGGTGAACAACTACAAGAACGACAAAAAGAAACTTCTCAGCGTGCTCAAGAACCACATCAACAACGTGGTCGGGCACTGGAAAGGCCAGGTGGATGAATGGGACGTGGTGAACGAGGCCATCAGCAACAACGAACCCCAATGGCGTTCCTATTCCGTGTGGTACCAGGGAATCGGCCCCGAATTTATCGACTCCGCCTTCGTGTGGGCGCACGCCGCCGACCCCAACGCGGAGCTCTGCTACAACGACTACAACCTGGAACAGGGCATCAACCCGAAAGCCAAGGCAGGCTTTTTGCTGGAACAGGTGAAACGCTGGGTCGCAAACGGCATTCCTATCCATTGCGTGGGCTCGCAAACTCACGTGGAAGACACCACCACCGACAAGCACTTTATCGGCTCGCCGGACAGCCTGCGTTCCCTTGCCAAGGAACTTGCAAAACTCAACATCAAGCTGAAAATCACCGAACTCGATATCGGATTCAAGAGCGGCATCAACGTGAGCAAGAGCGATCTTGAACGCCAAGGCCAGACTTTCCGCCAGTACCTGGACATCATCCTTGAAGAACCGAATGCGGACACCTACCTGATTTGGGGCGTTTCTGATAAATGGAGTTGGCTTGGCGGCCTGAACAGGCAAAAAGGTCTCATTTACGACGACAACTTGCAACCGAAACCGGCATTCGACAGCATCTTGGTGAGACTTAAGACGTATGAACCGCCGCAGGATACGGTAAAGCAGGACACTACGAAAACCGACACGACTAAAACGGATACAACCAAGACAGACACCACCAAGACAGACACGACATCGAACGATTCTACCATCGCAATCAAGACGATTGCAGGCTTGAACTCTCTCTCGATGCACCTCTCTGGCCGCACGCTCTCTATTGCAGGCGCCACCGCCGCCAAGGTCGATGTGTTCGACATGCAGGGCCGCCCGGTATTCAGCGCGAAAAACGTGAAGGGTTCTATAGACTTGAAGATTGCCGAAGGCATGTACGTGGTTCGCGTGCGCGACGGCTCCAAGAGCCTGATGCAAAGAATTGTGCTCAAGTAA
- a CDS encoding endo-1,4-beta-xylanase — MKHTLSFSRIAFSAALISTGIIGTGFSNAFADETIRDLAKERHRFIGTILNSEWFNDDIEPEFEEIHKTQFNVVVAENEMKFDATEPNENEFNFTKGDKMVEYALANGIRVRGHALAWHSQVAGWVSSNYAGQKDKLLAVLKNHIEKVVGHYKGQVAEWDVVNEAVNDDYNADWRSTNSVWYEGIGAEFLDSAFVWAHAADPNAELCYNDYSLEWGLREGSKASFVVEQVKRWKANGIPITCVGTQTHIEIAHETTPQNVRALAKALAELDVTLNITELDIGFPKGSAGKLTDADYAKQGHLYRQFMDVFLEEPNMGEFVIWGLTDAHSWLDEQQGKTEGLLYDKNYKPKPAYDSIMVSLKAHPASEVKSPYPESLFKDRMDCQTGNCGDSTIAIKPAAIATHLSMQIAGRTLSIAGANAAKVDVFDVQGRPVFSAKNVKGFVKLQDLAEGLYMIRVREGSASLTKRIAIR, encoded by the coding sequence ATGAAACATACTCTGTCATTTTCGCGCATTGCATTTAGCGCAGCTCTTATCAGCACAGGAATTATCGGCACCGGATTTTCCAACGCCTTTGCCGACGAAACCATTCGAGACCTCGCCAAGGAACGCCACCGCTTTATCGGCACCATTCTGAACAGCGAATGGTTTAACGACGATATCGAACCGGAATTCGAAGAAATTCACAAAACCCAGTTCAACGTGGTGGTAGCCGAAAATGAAATGAAGTTCGACGCCACTGAACCCAACGAGAACGAATTCAACTTCACTAAGGGCGACAAGATGGTTGAATACGCCCTGGCCAACGGCATTCGCGTTCGCGGCCATGCTCTCGCTTGGCACAGCCAAGTTGCCGGATGGGTCAGCAGCAATTACGCCGGACAAAAAGATAAACTGCTCGCCGTCCTCAAGAACCACATTGAGAAAGTGGTCGGCCATTACAAGGGCCAAGTCGCCGAATGGGACGTGGTGAACGAAGCCGTGAACGACGATTACAACGCCGATTGGCGTTCCACGAACTCCGTATGGTACGAAGGCATCGGCGCAGAATTTCTCGACTCCGCCTTTGTATGGGCGCACGCCGCCGACCCGAATGCAGAGCTCTGCTACAACGACTACTCCCTGGAATGGGGCCTTCGCGAAGGCTCCAAAGCTAGCTTTGTCGTAGAACAAGTCAAGCGCTGGAAGGCAAACGGCATTCCTATCACTTGCGTGGGCACGCAGACGCATATTGAAATTGCGCACGAGACGACCCCGCAGAACGTACGAGCACTCGCGAAGGCACTCGCCGAACTCGACGTCACCTTGAACATCACCGAACTTGACATCGGGTTCCCGAAAGGATCCGCAGGCAAACTCACCGACGCAGACTACGCAAAGCAGGGGCATCTGTACCGCCAATTCATGGACGTGTTCCTCGAAGAACCGAACATGGGCGAATTCGTAATCTGGGGACTCACCGATGCGCACAGCTGGCTCGACGAGCAGCAAGGCAAAACGGAAGGACTCCTCTACGACAAGAATTACAAACCAAAGCCCGCTTACGACAGCATTATGGTCAGCCTTAAGGCGCACCCGGCATCCGAAGTAAAATCTCCGTATCCGGAATCTTTATTCAAGGATCGCATGGATTGTCAAACAGGTAACTGCGGCGATTCTACCATCGCCATCAAACCCGCCGCGATAGCAACCCATCTTTCGATGCAAATCGCAGGCCGCACACTCTCTATTGCAGGCGCCAATGCCGCCAAAGTCGACGTATTCGACGTACAAGGCCGCCCGGTATTCAGCGCAAAGAACGTGAAGGGCTTCGTGAAATTGCAAGACCTTGCAGAAGGCCTGTACATGATACGCGTCCGTGAAGGTTCAGCAAGCCTCACCAAACGAATCGCCATCCGCTAA